One region of Olleya sp. Hel_I_94 genomic DNA includes:
- the rhuM gene encoding virulence protein RhuM/Fic/DOC family protein — MKEQNQIEIYQSDDGTTELQVNLQKETVWLNRNQLANLFDRDVKTIGKHLTNVFKEGELSKEGTVAKYATVQKEGDREVTRDVEHYNLDVIISVGYRVKSQRGTQFRIWANSILKDHLVKGYTINQKRLEQKEQEVKLLKDGIHILTRTVSKAIEEKASDSIILETFAKGLSLLDDYDHEELDAKGLTTTEANYPILEDYQEIINEMLTEFDSDVFGKEKDKSFQSSVAQIAKGFGDDDFYPSIEEKATMLLYFIVKNHSFVDGNKRIAAACFLKFLQQNNMLFNSEQQPIISNDTLASLTLFIASSKPEEMQTVTRLVISVLNRNNSN; from the coding sequence ATGAAAGAACAAAATCAAATAGAAATATATCAATCTGATGATGGAACAACTGAACTACAAGTTAATCTTCAAAAAGAAACTGTTTGGTTAAATAGAAATCAACTTGCTAATTTATTTGATAGGGATGTTAAGACTATTGGTAAACATTTAACTAATGTTTTTAAAGAAGGCGAATTAAGTAAAGAAGGAACTGTCGCAAAATATGCGACAGTTCAAAAAGAAGGAGATAGAGAAGTTACTAGAGATGTAGAACATTATAATCTAGATGTCATAATATCTGTAGGTTATAGAGTTAAATCACAAAGAGGAACACAATTTAGAATATGGGCAAATAGTATTTTAAAAGACCATTTGGTAAAAGGATATACTATTAACCAAAAACGATTAGAGCAAAAAGAACAAGAAGTAAAGCTATTAAAAGATGGCATACATATTCTAACCAGAACGGTAAGCAAAGCTATTGAAGAAAAGGCTTCAGATAGCATAATATTAGAAACTTTTGCTAAAGGATTAAGCCTGTTAGATGACTATGATCATGAAGAATTAGACGCTAAAGGATTAACGACAACAGAAGCTAATTACCCAATTTTAGAAGATTATCAGGAGATAATTAATGAAATGCTAACCGAGTTTGATTCTGATGTTTTTGGAAAAGAAAAAGATAAAAGCTTCCAGAGTTCTGTGGCGCAAATAGCAAAAGGATTTGGAGACGACGATTTTTACCCAAGCATAGAAGAAAAGGCAACCATGCTTTTATATTTTATAGTGAAAAACCACTCATTTGTAGATGGTAATAAACGTATTGCAGCAGCTTGTTTTTTAAAGTTTTTACAACAAAACAATATGTTGTTTAATAGTGAGCAGCAACCCATAATTAGTAATGATACCTTAGCAAGTTTAACCCTTTTTATTGCTTCAAGTAAGCCAGAAGAAATGCAAACCGTAACACGTTTAGTAATTAGTGTATTAAATAGAAATAATAGCAATTAA
- a CDS encoding type I restriction endonuclease subunit R produces MIFNEDSRVKIPSILHIIQLGYTYLSLKDSQWDENTNIFTSIFKEQLQKINPKLSEKDIQKVYDDISISLENEDLGRAFYNKLIDQSGVKLIDFENFDNNSFHVVTELPYKKDDETFRPDIILLINGMPLVFIEVKKPNNRNGVRDEHNRMQRRFQNRKFRKFINLTQLMVFSNNMKYSEDDTQMLEGAFYSTTNYRKPIFNYFREEETFDLITTLKSLSEEVETFVLKDTNLLSIKNSKEYQSNKDPNTATNSISTSLFQRDRLKFILRYAFAYVEEEKGLEKHIMRYPQLFATKAIENNLENGVKKGIIWHTQGSGKTALAFFNVKHLTHYFQQKTIVPKFYFIVDRLDLLVQAAKEFNARGLKVHTIDSREAFSRDIKSTQVIHNNSGKAEITVVNIQKFKDDPDVIKNNDYNLSIQRVFFLDEVHRSYNPKGSFLANLELADKHSIKIGLTGTPLLGSEYNSKTLFGDYIHKYYYNLSIKDGYTLRLIREEIETNYKLVLKEALENIKVLQGNIDKKKLFADYRFVEPMLDYIVKDMEQARISMGDNSIGGMVVCDSSDQAKMMYDIFQETYADKKASLLDYAAEEPASYGNKKKEESKVNKAQVILHDIGTKQDRRDWVSDFKVGKLDFLFVYNMLLTGFDAKRLKKLYIGRKIKSHNLLQTLTRVNRTYKTHKYGYVVDFADIQKEFDKTNQDYFNELQSELGDEMQHYSNLFKKPEEIKEEIEEIKDVLFKYDTTNATVFGEQISEINERSEIRQIAKVLNNSKELYNLIRLSGNFELLEKLDFRKLSVLARLTNDRLALINTRIALENNVDTDNILNTALEDVIFAFTKVKEEEMVLADELKNILGKTREMLGGNFDQKDPIFISLREELERLFKKKNLSEVTKEEMEANIKALNEIYDKAKKLERENQLLKAKYDYDAKYARIHKRLMEKDPLTDSERKLFEALKGLKTAVDKEILQNSKLLENESYVEKMMMRLVVSQFKKEQKIDINTTDVRRINSLIVKEYMNEYNGNVA; encoded by the coding sequence ATGATTTTCAACGAAGATTCAAGAGTTAAAATCCCTTCTATATTGCACATAATTCAATTAGGTTATACATACCTTTCTTTGAAGGATAGTCAATGGGATGAAAACACTAACATTTTTACTTCAATTTTTAAGGAGCAACTTCAAAAGATAAACCCGAAGCTGTCAGAAAAGGACATTCAAAAAGTATATGATGATATTTCTATATCCTTAGAAAATGAAGATTTAGGACGTGCATTTTATAACAAATTAATAGATCAGTCAGGTGTTAAGCTTATAGATTTTGAAAATTTCGATAATAACTCATTTCATGTGGTTACGGAATTACCATATAAAAAAGACGACGAAACGTTTAGACCAGATATTATTCTTTTAATTAATGGAATGCCTTTGGTTTTTATAGAAGTTAAAAAGCCGAATAATAGAAATGGTGTTCGTGATGAACACAATAGAATGCAACGTCGTTTTCAGAATAGAAAGTTCCGAAAATTCATCAATCTAACACAACTCATGGTGTTTTCTAATAACATGAAGTATAGTGAGGACGATACACAAATGCTAGAAGGTGCGTTTTATAGTACTACAAATTATAGAAAACCAATATTCAATTATTTTAGAGAAGAAGAAACTTTCGATTTAATTACGACACTAAAATCTTTATCAGAAGAAGTTGAAACCTTTGTTTTAAAGGATACCAATCTTTTAAGTATTAAAAACTCAAAGGAATATCAATCTAATAAAGATCCAAATACGGCAACAAATTCTATTTCTACATCCTTATTTCAACGTGATCGTTTAAAATTCATATTACGATATGCTTTTGCTTATGTTGAGGAAGAAAAAGGTTTAGAAAAACATATTATGCGTTACCCTCAACTATTTGCTACCAAAGCGATAGAAAACAATTTGGAAAATGGTGTAAAAAAAGGAATCATTTGGCATACACAAGGTTCTGGTAAAACAGCCTTAGCATTTTTTAATGTTAAACATTTAACGCATTACTTTCAGCAGAAAACTATTGTGCCTAAGTTTTACTTTATTGTAGACCGTTTAGATTTATTAGTACAAGCAGCAAAAGAGTTTAATGCACGTGGCTTAAAAGTACATACAATAGATAGTAGAGAAGCTTTTAGTAGAGATATTAAATCCACTCAGGTTATACATAATAATTCTGGTAAAGCAGAAATAACCGTTGTTAATATTCAGAAGTTTAAGGACGATCCTGATGTTATAAAAAACAACGATTACAATTTAAGCATACAGCGTGTTTTCTTTTTAGATGAAGTACATCGTAGTTATAATCCAAAAGGAAGCTTTTTAGCTAATTTAGAACTAGCCGATAAGCATTCCATTAAAATAGGATTAACGGGAACACCTTTATTGGGGTCAGAATATAATTCTAAGACCTTATTTGGTGATTATATTCATAAATACTATTACAATCTATCTATTAAAGATGGTTACACTTTACGATTAATTCGTGAAGAAATTGAAACCAATTACAAGCTAGTGTTAAAAGAAGCTTTAGAAAATATAAAGGTATTGCAGGGTAATATTGATAAGAAAAAGCTCTTTGCCGATTATCGTTTTGTAGAACCTATGCTGGACTATATTGTAAAAGATATGGAGCAAGCTAGAATTTCTATGGGAGATAATAGTATTGGTGGAATGGTAGTTTGCGATTCATCTGATCAAGCTAAAATGATGTATGATATTTTTCAAGAAACTTATGCTGATAAAAAAGCATCTTTATTGGATTATGCAGCAGAAGAACCTGCTAGTTATGGCAACAAGAAAAAGGAAGAAAGTAAAGTAAACAAAGCTCAGGTTATTTTACATGATATTGGTACTAAACAAGATCGTAGAGATTGGGTGTCCGATTTTAAGGTAGGTAAACTCGATTTTCTATTTGTGTATAATATGTTATTGACTGGTTTTGATGCCAAACGATTAAAGAAACTATACATAGGAAGAAAAATTAAATCACATAATCTACTGCAAACACTTACACGTGTTAATAGAACTTACAAAACGCATAAATACGGTTATGTTGTTGATTTTGCAGACATTCAAAAAGAGTTTGATAAAACCAATCAAGATTACTTTAACGAGTTACAAAGCGAGTTAGGAGATGAGATGCAACATTATTCTAATCTGTTCAAAAAACCTGAAGAAATAAAAGAAGAGATTGAAGAAATTAAAGATGTTTTATTTAAATACGATACGACTAACGCTACTGTTTTTGGCGAGCAAATTTCAGAAATAAATGAACGTTCCGAAATTCGTCAAATAGCTAAAGTCTTAAACAATTCAAAAGAATTATATAACCTTATTCGTTTGTCTGGTAATTTTGAATTACTCGAAAAATTAGACTTTAGAAAACTATCTGTTTTAGCACGATTGACTAACGATAGATTAGCCTTAATAAATACAAGAATTGCATTAGAAAACAATGTAGATACCGATAACATTTTAAACACCGCCTTAGAAGATGTCATTTTTGCTTTTACTAAAGTGAAAGAGGAAGAAATGGTTTTGGCAGACGAACTGAAAAACATATTAGGTAAAACTAGAGAAATGTTAGGGGGGAACTTCGACCAGAAAGATCCTATCTTTATTTCCTTACGAGAAGAACTAGAGCGTTTGTTTAAAAAGAAGAATTTAAGCGAAGTCACTAAAGAAGAAATGGAAGCAAACATAAAAGCTTTAAACGAAATCTATGACAAAGCAAAAAAGCTAGAGCGTGAAAACCAATTACTGAAAGCGAAATATGATTATGATGCTAAGTATGCTCGTATTCATAAACGCTTAATGGAAAAAGACCCATTAACCGATAGCGAGCGCAAATTATTTGAAGCCTTAAAAGGATTAAAAACAGCTGTAGATAAAGAGATTTTGCAAAATTCTAAGTTATTAGAAAACGAGAGTTATGTAGAAAAAATGATGATGCGTTTAGTAGTAAGCCAATTTAAAAAAGAGCAAAAGATTGACATTAACACCACAGATGTGAGACGGATTAATAGTTTAATTGTTAAAGAATATATGAATGAATATAATGGTAACGTTGCTTAA
- a CDS encoding DUF6371 domain-containing protein has product MKYKYQLDKSSKKYVCPNCSKRTFVRFVDTATSDYLNERDGRCDREAKCGYFKKPKSNQVVTASDECITTQLKPSYHKNHLIKQFGCNYKNNHFVSYLLKHFAPIDVKQAIKKYFIGTTNHWEGSTVFWQIDNNIKTKAGKIMLYNCNTGKRVKKPYNHISWMHKKLKINDFVLQQCLFGLHNLCDYATSDTICIVESEKTAVIMSIIMPSNLWLATGSKANFKEELLQPIKDYKIIAYPDKSEFKNWQSKTEILNKLGYNIICSNVLENFNLEDGSDLVDLLF; this is encoded by the coding sequence ATGAAATACAAATATCAACTTGATAAATCAAGCAAAAAGTATGTTTGTCCTAATTGTAGCAAAAGGACGTTTGTTAGGTTTGTAGATACAGCAACAAGTGATTATCTAAACGAAAGAGATGGTAGGTGTGATCGTGAAGCCAAATGTGGTTACTTTAAGAAACCAAAATCTAACCAAGTTGTAACAGCATCAGATGAATGTATTACAACACAGCTTAAGCCATCGTATCATAAAAATCATTTAATTAAACAGTTTGGTTGTAATTATAAAAACAACCATTTTGTATCATATCTACTAAAACATTTTGCACCAATAGATGTAAAACAAGCAATTAAAAAATATTTTATAGGGACAACTAATCATTGGGAAGGTTCAACTGTGTTTTGGCAGATAGACAATAATATTAAAACAAAAGCAGGCAAAATTATGTTGTACAATTGTAATACAGGTAAACGTGTCAAAAAACCGTATAATCATATTAGTTGGATGCATAAAAAACTCAAAATAAACGATTTTGTATTACAACAATGTTTGTTTGGTTTGCATAACTTATGCGATTACGCAACTAGTGATACAATATGCATTGTAGAATCGGAGAAAACAGCTGTAATAATGAGTATTATTATGCCATCTAATTTATGGTTAGCTACTGGCAGCAAGGCAAATTTTAAAGAAGAGCTATTGCAGCCAATTAAAGACTATAAGATTATTGCTTATCCAGATAAATCTGAGTTTAAAAACTGGCAATCAAAAACTGAAATTTTAAACAAATTAGGATACAATATTATTTGTAGTAATGTGTTAGAAAATTTTAATTTAGAGGATGGTTCGGACTTGGTAGACTTATTATTTTAA
- a CDS encoding AAA family ATPase, with translation MNKSAIQKIADDIQFNESKLKLTEATQGCLIIKKTKSWIEEAMKRPIPNMLFSEFWYENELCILFADTNLGKSILAVQIADSLSKGKPIYGFKLEAQPKKVLYLDFELSDKQLENRYSIDYTKHYSFSDNFLRAELNSDLTLPKGCNSIEDYICDTLEQTVHNNKVEVLVIDNLTYLNNDNEKAKYALHLMKLLKKLTKSTSISILVLSHTPKRDNSKPITKNDLAGSKMLMNFCDSSFAIGESSQNHNYRYLKQIKQRNTEQLYHSSNVVVCSIEKNHNFLTFNFIEFDEESCHLKLPESGSLEDRDNKMIQLIGDGLSNVKIGQELGVSEGAVRKRRKKLDL, from the coding sequence ATGAATAAGTCAGCAATCCAAAAAATTGCTGATGATATTCAGTTTAACGAAAGTAAATTAAAACTTACAGAAGCTACGCAAGGTTGTCTAATTATAAAAAAGACAAAAAGCTGGATAGAAGAAGCAATGAAGCGACCAATACCAAATATGCTTTTTAGTGAGTTTTGGTATGAAAATGAACTATGCATTTTATTCGCCGATACTAACCTAGGTAAATCCATTTTAGCAGTACAAATAGCAGATAGTTTGAGTAAGGGTAAACCGATTTACGGTTTCAAATTGGAAGCGCAACCTAAAAAAGTATTATATCTTGATTTTGAGTTGTCGGATAAACAGTTAGAAAATCGATACTCAATTGATTATACAAAACATTATTCGTTTAGTGATAACTTTTTACGTGCAGAATTAAACTCTGATCTAACGCTTCCTAAAGGGTGTAATTCAATTGAAGATTACATATGTGATACTTTAGAGCAAACAGTGCATAACAATAAGGTTGAAGTATTGGTTATAGATAACCTTACGTACTTGAATAATGATAACGAGAAAGCTAAGTATGCATTACACTTAATGAAGCTTTTAAAAAAGCTAACCAAGAGTACTTCAATTTCAATCTTGGTATTGTCTCATACACCAAAGCGTGATAATTCAAAGCCAATTACAAAAAATGATTTAGCAGGAAGTAAAATGTTAATGAACTTTTGTGACAGCTCATTTGCAATTGGTGAAAGTTCTCAAAATCATAATTACAGATATTTAAAGCAAATTAAACAACGTAATACAGAACAATTATATCATTCTAGTAATGTGGTAGTCTGTAGCATAGAGAAAAATCACAATTTTCTAACATTTAATTTTATAGAGTTTGATGAAGAATCATGTCATTTAAAATTACCTGAATCAGGGAGTCTTGAAGATAGAGATAATAAAATGATCCAATTAATTGGTGATGGGTTAAGTAATGTCAAAATAGGGCAGGAATTAGGGGTTAGTGAAGGTGCTGTTAGAAAACGTCGTAAAAAGCTAGATCTATAG
- a CDS encoding tyrosine-type recombinase/integrase, with product MSSIFLLLQKVHENVHDSSMKLNYSKPKIYTGGVDIHRWSRLSKKEQKMALSKFWYVYYSFRNPKTGKLVRQTNIKGGANQYKDKQSRYHILKMLKKGLEVVLQDGFTPYDKNVSLEEYIQQKFENKSDSKAKIDTVIESNYDYSDIKQTMFVLSIEEAFNLALVTKYKILNQNSYPKFKSRLNRFNKWLLDNNYVLQDCITTVTKKEVIQYLNIVLQNTSPRNRNNTRTDISSFFQVLVDNDIIQENFVRKINVLKAIPERNKTYKPSQLNEIHNYLDKEDPILSLFVKFIAYNTLRPIEVCRLTIGDLDLADKKLYVRAKNKPVKVKIIPDILLGDLTKISQKKHDLLLFTPDKLGGEWDTNEGNRRDYFTKKFKKVKDYFGLGKNYGLYSFRHTYITLMYKNLAKTLTPYEVKSKLMLITGHSTMNALEQYLRDIDAVLPEDYSKLLK from the coding sequence ATGTCTTCAATTTTCTTACTTTTACAAAAAGTACACGAAAACGTACACGATTCTTCAATGAAACTTAACTATTCTAAACCAAAAATATATACAGGTGGTGTAGATATACATCGATGGTCTAGGTTGTCCAAAAAGGAGCAAAAAATGGCTTTGTCTAAATTTTGGTACGTGTATTATTCATTTAGAAATCCTAAAACGGGAAAACTTGTAAGACAAACAAACATCAAAGGAGGTGCTAATCAGTATAAGGATAAGCAAAGTAGGTATCATATTCTAAAGATGCTTAAAAAAGGTCTTGAAGTTGTATTACAAGACGGCTTTACTCCGTATGACAAAAATGTATCACTTGAGGAATATATCCAACAGAAGTTTGAAAACAAATCGGATTCAAAAGCTAAAATTGATACTGTAATAGAATCTAATTACGATTATAGCGACATCAAACAAACAATGTTTGTTCTAAGTATTGAAGAAGCATTTAATCTTGCTCTGGTAACTAAATACAAAATTCTAAACCAAAATTCATATCCTAAGTTTAAAAGTCGATTAAATAGGTTCAATAAGTGGCTGCTAGATAATAACTATGTATTACAGGATTGCATTACAACAGTAACAAAAAAAGAGGTAATACAATACCTTAATATTGTATTGCAAAATACAAGCCCAAGAAATAGAAATAACACACGTACAGATATATCTTCTTTTTTTCAAGTTTTAGTTGATAATGATATTATTCAAGAAAACTTTGTCAGAAAGATTAACGTATTAAAAGCGATCCCTGAAAGAAATAAAACCTACAAACCAAGTCAACTAAATGAAATCCATAATTATTTAGATAAGGAAGATCCAATTTTAAGCTTGTTTGTTAAATTTATAGCCTATAATACTTTAAGACCAATAGAGGTTTGTAGGTTAACAATCGGGGATTTAGATCTAGCTGATAAAAAGTTATATGTTAGAGCTAAAAATAAACCTGTTAAAGTAAAAATTATACCTGATATTCTTTTGGGTGATTTAACAAAAATATCTCAAAAAAAACATGATTTATTACTTTTTACACCAGATAAATTAGGTGGTGAATGGGATACGAATGAAGGGAATAGGCGTGATTACTTTACTAAAAAATTTAAAAAAGTAAAAGATTATTTTGGTTTAGGTAAGAATTATGGATTGTATAGTTTTCGGCATACTTATATAACTTTAATGTATAAAAATTTAGCTAAGACATTAACACCTTATGAAGTAAAAAGTAAATTAATGTTAATAACGGGTCACAGTACAATGAACGCTCTCGAACAGTATCTAAGAGATATCGATGCTGTTTTACCAGAAGACTATTCAAAACTTTTAAAATAA
- a CDS encoding PaaI family thioesterase yields the protein MIEKNIGFIKQIIEEGIPVHKFLGLKLLELEKGFVKVKVPFRDEIVGDMRTNRWHGGIIATIMDSVGGIAGSTHFTSLEDKLVTIDLRIDYLKGAEASEIIVEGKIVRLGNRILVTKMKAFQNDELIAEGKGVYNFIRINKSTEK from the coding sequence ATGATAGAAAAAAACATAGGATTTATTAAACAAATAATTGAAGAAGGTATTCCAGTTCATAAATTTTTAGGACTAAAATTATTGGAACTTGAAAAAGGGTTTGTAAAAGTTAAAGTTCCCTTTAGAGATGAAATTGTTGGAGATATGAGAACAAACAGGTGGCACGGAGGAATTATTGCTACAATAATGGACTCTGTTGGTGGTATTGCAGGAAGCACTCACTTTACGTCATTGGAAGATAAATTAGTAACTATTGATTTAAGAATAGATTATTTAAAAGGTGCTGAAGCATCTGAAATAATTGTGGAAGGTAAAATAGTTAGGTTAGGTAATAGAATACTTGTAACGAAAATGAAAGCCTTTCAGAATGATGAATTAATTGCAGAAGGAAAAGGCGTATATAATTTCATACGAATTAACAAATCAACGGAAAAATAG
- a CDS encoding porin family protein: MKKSNYILLFIFLMTFNLTQAQEVKESKFNIIAYGGIGYGIVENDEEPNYNLNTNNAELLLNYRVSQAFGIGTGIGINELSGNGFNSIGNFYQERTLLKIPLLLTMNSKISDNFTLFANFGFYGQNIIKDEYRYIADTQKNIYDGWNFGAQLGLGFVFKMFDNFSAGINYTGQSDFSKFESNDNQGINDNQKIKNLNSVGVILMIEL; the protein is encoded by the coding sequence ATGAAAAAATCAAACTACATTTTATTATTTATCTTCTTAATGACTTTTAATTTGACACAAGCTCAAGAAGTAAAAGAGTCAAAATTTAATATTATAGCTTATGGAGGAATCGGGTACGGAATTGTGGAAAATGATGAAGAACCGAATTATAATTTGAATACAAATAATGCTGAACTTTTATTAAATTATAGAGTAAGTCAAGCTTTCGGAATTGGAACTGGAATTGGAATCAACGAATTATCTGGTAATGGATTTAATTCGATTGGTAATTTTTATCAAGAAAGAACTTTGCTTAAAATTCCGCTATTATTAACAATGAACTCAAAAATATCAGATAATTTTACACTATTTGCGAATTTTGGATTTTATGGCCAAAATATTATTAAAGATGAGTATAGATATATTGCAGACACTCAAAAAAATATTTACGATGGTTGGAATTTTGGAGCGCAATTAGGACTTGGTTTTGTATTTAAAATGTTCGATAACTTTAGCGCAGGAATTAATTACACAGGACAATCCGATTTTAGTAAGTTTGAGTCAAATGATAATCAAGGAATAAATGATAATCAAAAAATAAAAAACTTAAATTCCGTTGGAGTAATATTAATGATTGAACTATAA
- a CDS encoding DMP19 family protein, translating to MKKFLNKLFGTNSEQDEVKVKNLDEILNLEDETDVVIEIGQKLWDKSKDDKDFESLNSIEKNILYIEMLEGQVNNGGFDQFFFNSSGEYAHETLIALEEIKAPKMAEILNRAIRAFPTSPIPKDEEQRREYMEDVPENISETWDKLDDEFYKYPENLAGLVIEYVKANKEELE from the coding sequence ATGAAGAAATTCTTAAATAAATTATTCGGTACGAATTCAGAACAAGATGAAGTAAAAGTTAAAAATCTTGACGAAATCTTGAATCTGGAAGATGAAACGGATGTTGTAATTGAAATAGGGCAAAAACTTTGGGATAAATCAAAAGACGATAAAGATTTCGAATCACTGAATTCAATTGAAAAGAACATTCTTTATATAGAAATGCTCGAAGGACAAGTAAACAATGGCGGTTTTGACCAATTCTTTTTTAATAGCTCTGGTGAATATGCTCACGAAACTCTGATCGCACTTGAAGAGATAAAAGCACCAAAAATGGCTGAAATATTAAATCGTGCAATTAGGGCTTTTCCAACATCACCAATTCCAAAAGACGAAGAACAAAGAAGAGAGTATATGGAAGATGTTCCAGAAAATATTTCAGAAACTTGGGATAAATTAGATGATGAATTTTACAAATACCCTGAGAATTTAGCAGGATTAGTAATTGAATACGTGAAAGCGAATAAAGAAGAACTTGAATAA
- a CDS encoding DUF2071 domain-containing protein, protein MKIPRIKGIIDRRILINYQIDKEVLENYLPKPFKPKLVNGKGIAGICLIRLKEIRPKGLPKQIGISSENGAHRIAVEWTENGKQKEGVYIPRRDTSSRLNSLAGGTIFPGIHHLADFKVIEKDGNYEVGFVSDDQTSLSIKAKETNIWNNESVFDNLKCVSDFFENGSVGYSPDKNDFDGLELKAYNWKVALLEVENVKSSFFENESIFPKGSVKFDNALLMKDIEHEWIGLKKINKST, encoded by the coding sequence ATGAAAATACCAAGAATAAAAGGAATAATAGATAGACGAATATTAATCAATTACCAAATTGATAAAGAAGTCTTAGAAAATTATTTACCAAAACCTTTTAAACCAAAATTGGTAAACGGAAAAGGAATCGCTGGAATTTGCTTAATCCGACTGAAGGAAATTCGACCGAAAGGTTTACCTAAACAAATTGGAATATCATCCGAAAATGGAGCACATAGAATTGCTGTAGAATGGACTGAAAATGGAAAACAAAAAGAAGGAGTTTATATTCCAAGAAGAGACACTTCTTCTAGGTTAAACTCTTTGGCTGGTGGAACTATATTTCCAGGAATACATCATTTAGCAGATTTTAAGGTAATTGAAAAAGATGGAAATTACGAAGTCGGTTTTGTAAGTGATGACCAGACTTCTTTATCAATTAAAGCAAAAGAAACGAATATTTGGAATAATGAAAGCGTATTTGATAATCTAAAATGTGTATCGGATTTCTTTGAAAATGGCTCTGTCGGATATTCTCCTGATAAAAACGACTTTGATGGACTTGAATTAAAAGCGTATAATTGGAAAGTAGCACTTTTAGAAGTTGAGAACGTGAAATCGAGTTTTTTCGAGAATGAAAGTATTTTCCCAAAAGGCTCTGTAAAATTCGACAACGCACTGTTAATGAAAGACATTGAACACGAATGGATTGGGTTAAAAAAAATAAACAAAAGCACCTAA
- a CDS encoding tetratricopeptide repeat protein, which yields MKIESINDFNSILKEAENGNSEAMNKVAEIYEFGLIIDKNEIIEINELLSFQWTKKSYENGNIEATEKYADYLSDNENKFCEQNIELAMKLYEKAMNCGSENATFSLGIEYRNKGNFEKAFELYTKANESGKYHNELTIGLCLYYGIGTKKDKLKSLEVFKSINSKNNSEYEINEANYMIGKIYLEEEIIEQSFEKARHYLELANKDGDHRSSQEILHLIGNKN from the coding sequence ATGAAAATTGAGAGTATTAATGATTTCAATTCAATATTAAAAGAAGCTGAAAACGGGAATTCAGAAGCAATGAATAAAGTTGCTGAAATTTATGAATTTGGTTTAATAATTGACAAAAATGAAATTATTGAAATTAACGAATTACTTTCATTTCAATGGACAAAAAAATCTTATGAAAACGGAAATATAGAAGCGACTGAAAAGTATGCCGATTATTTAAGCGATAATGAAAATAAATTCTGCGAACAAAATATTGAATTAGCAATGAAATTGTATGAAAAAGCTATGAATTGTGGTTCTGAAAATGCAACTTTTAGTTTAGGAATTGAGTATAGAAATAAAGGGAATTTTGAGAAAGCTTTTGAATTATATACAAAAGCTAATGAATCTGGAAAATATCATAATGAATTAACTATTGGACTTTGTCTATATTATGGAATTGGAACAAAAAAGGATAAATTAAAATCTTTAGAGGTGTTTAAGTCAATCAATTCTAAAAACAATAGTGAATACGAAATAAATGAAGCTAATTATATGATTGGGAAAATATATTTAGAAGAAGAAATTATTGAACAATCTTTTGAGAAAGCAAGACATTATTTAGAATTAGCAAATAAAGACGGAGACCATCGTTCTTCTCAAGAAATTTTACATTTAATTGGAAATAAAAATTGA